In one Candidatus Cloacimonadota bacterium genomic region, the following are encoded:
- a CDS encoding ferrous iron transport protein A codes for MLSKRDRVRLRQFGRRFGSRPKTCRCHSGDCISLADLEPGVEALITCNNDLKTIERGLYHGKRVMVQRNESGEPNLVVAVGDARYVLDRRVARMIRVRVV; via the coding sequence ATGCTATCTAAACGTGACCGCGTGCGCCTTCGCCAGTTCGGCCGTAGATTCGGAAGCCGGCCAAAAACCTGCCGCTGCCATAGCGGCGACTGCATCAGCCTGGCAGACCTTGAACCCGGCGTGGAGGCCCTGATAACATGCAACAACGACCTCAAAACCATTGAAAGGGGACTCTACCACGGTAAAAGGGTGATGGTCCAGCGCAACGAGTCCGGAGAGCCCAACCTCGTGGTCGCTGTTGGCGACGCCCGCTATGTTTTGGACCGCCGGGTGGCCAGGATGATCAGGGTTAGAGTGGTCTGA
- the feoB gene encoding ferrous iron transport protein B: MSQDNPIIALAGNPNVGKTTLFNALTGSHQTVGNWPGVTVERKEGFFIRNGRRYEVIDLPGIYSLAAGSPDELVARNYLVQKKPNLVINIVDASNLERNLYLTLQLMELKVPLLIVFSMLDIAEQNGVEIDFDHLKSHLDCPIQSLTLCRRFDPSQLFQDIDTCLAKAPVPISPRYDEVVEKHLHNLDNFLLQQRDDPAWPEAWRRLPLDWVALKLLERDPYFHAELPQSWFDPVDREIRGLEKHRNQAAATALADDRYGFIRGLVKDVVRHKTKPGATFSDRLDRVALSSLWGLPVFFAVMYLVFLLAVQASEPLIGWIENGLNWLLVDQWGALLRSWNIPGWLSHLLSDALGGGIATIATFIPPIFFIFLCLSLLEDSGYMARAAFIADRFMRRVGLPGKAFIPLLVGFGCTVPAIMATRTLESRRDRVFASLLTPFMSCGAKLPVYTYLGMLFFPGRADLAVFGLYFFGVVMGLLFALALKKTMFKTQPGNFVMELPPYHLPTINAIGMHTWHRLKDFILRAGKTILLVTVAVNILQALTLPVKGGQASVLELAGKLLTPLMKPMGIVAENWQATVALISGLFAKEAIVGTLQSLYPDPSVIPSAFGGSSSGIAFLIFVLLYSPCAASLAALNKEHGWRWSLFSFFYLTLLAWIVATVAYQILAFNRLSWLWLGLCALLVVAFGASLKLIGRKNAI, encoded by the coding sequence ATGAGTCAAGATAACCCCATCATCGCCCTTGCGGGAAACCCCAACGTGGGCAAAACCACTCTTTTCAATGCCCTCACCGGCTCGCACCAGACCGTTGGTAACTGGCCTGGCGTGACGGTTGAGCGCAAGGAAGGTTTTTTCATACGTAATGGCCGGCGTTATGAGGTGATAGACCTACCCGGCATCTATTCACTGGCGGCTGGATCTCCGGATGAGCTGGTGGCCCGAAATTACCTAGTGCAAAAGAAACCGAACTTGGTGATCAACATTGTGGATGCCTCAAATCTGGAGCGCAACCTTTATCTCACGCTGCAGCTGATGGAACTGAAAGTGCCGTTGCTTATCGTGTTCTCAATGCTTGACATTGCGGAGCAGAACGGTGTGGAGATCGATTTTGACCACCTGAAAAGCCATCTGGACTGCCCCATCCAGTCACTGACTCTCTGTCGCCGCTTCGATCCCAGCCAGCTTTTTCAGGATATCGACACCTGCCTGGCCAAAGCTCCAGTCCCAATTAGCCCTCGTTACGACGAGGTGGTGGAAAAGCACCTTCACAACCTCGACAACTTCCTGCTGCAGCAAAGGGATGACCCTGCCTGGCCGGAGGCCTGGAGAAGACTTCCTCTGGACTGGGTAGCCCTGAAGCTGTTGGAGCGCGATCCCTATTTCCACGCGGAATTGCCCCAATCCTGGTTCGATCCGGTGGACCGCGAGATTAGAGGCTTGGAAAAACACCGCAACCAAGCTGCTGCCACGGCCTTGGCTGACGACCGCTATGGCTTTATCCGCGGTTTGGTGAAAGACGTGGTGCGCCACAAAACCAAGCCGGGCGCCACTTTTTCGGACAGACTCGACCGTGTGGCGCTGAGCAGTCTTTGGGGCCTGCCGGTTTTTTTCGCGGTGATGTATCTGGTTTTCCTGTTGGCCGTGCAAGCCAGCGAACCCTTAATCGGATGGATCGAAAACGGGCTAAACTGGCTTCTGGTGGATCAATGGGGCGCGCTACTGCGCAGCTGGAACATCCCCGGCTGGCTCAGCCACCTTCTTTCAGACGCCCTCGGAGGCGGGATCGCTACCATCGCCACGTTCATTCCACCTATTTTCTTCATTTTTTTGTGCTTGTCCCTGCTTGAAGACAGCGGCTACATGGCCCGCGCCGCTTTTATCGCTGATAGGTTTATGCGTCGGGTGGGGCTGCCCGGAAAGGCCTTCATCCCGCTTTTAGTCGGTTTTGGCTGCACAGTTCCGGCTATCATGGCCACCCGCACCCTGGAAAGCCGCCGGGACCGCGTTTTCGCCTCGCTGCTTACGCCTTTTATGAGTTGTGGCGCCAAACTGCCGGTTTACACATATCTCGGTATGCTGTTCTTTCCCGGAAGGGCTGACCTGGCTGTTTTCGGACTCTACTTTTTCGGGGTGGTTATGGGCCTGCTGTTCGCGCTGGCGCTGAAAAAAACGATGTTCAAGACACAACCCGGCAACTTCGTGATGGAGCTGCCCCCTTACCATCTGCCTACTATAAACGCCATCGGAATGCACACCTGGCACCGCCTGAAGGATTTCATCCTGCGCGCCGGCAAGACCATCCTTCTGGTAACTGTGGCTGTGAATATACTGCAGGCGCTTACCCTGCCAGTCAAAGGAGGCCAGGCCAGTGTTCTGGAGCTGGCTGGCAAGCTGCTCACTCCACTGATGAAGCCGATGGGAATTGTCGCGGAAAACTGGCAAGCCACGGTTGCCCTGATTTCCGGGCTGTTCGCCAAGGAGGCGATTGTGGGAACTCTGCAGAGCCTTTATCCCGATCCGTCCGTCATTCCAAGCGCTTTTGGCGGGTCATCTTCCGGAATCGCCTTTCTGATTTTCGTGCTGCTCTATTCGCCCTGCGCCGCTTCCCTGGCAGCCCTAAACAAGGAACATGGCTGGCGCTGGAGCCTCTTCTCCTTTTTCTATCTAACCCTGCTGGCTTGGATCGTGGCTACCGTCGCTTATCAGATTCTGGCCTTTAACCGGCTGTCCTGGCTCTGGCTGGGGCTCTGCGCCCTGCTGGTTGTGGCCTTTGGAGCCAGCCTCAAACTCATTGGAAGAAAAAATGCTATCTAA
- a CDS encoding transcriptional repressor, translating into MDNQVTVFEKFLFRKGLKLTTPRREILDAVFSLHEHFDAQQLHALLKDQKRRISLATVYRTLPLLEAAGLIQHSLRSSSRDVFEHIYGHPRHVHWICSRCGWVQETPLDDLKRSLLKEASSLKFRLDEVNIQVNGLCWKCCGNENQ; encoded by the coding sequence ATGGACAACCAAGTCACTGTTTTTGAGAAGTTTCTGTTCCGCAAAGGTCTGAAGCTCACAACTCCCCGTCGGGAGATACTGGACGCGGTGTTCAGCCTGCATGAGCATTTTGATGCCCAGCAGTTGCACGCCCTGCTGAAAGATCAGAAACGCCGGATTTCCCTGGCCACGGTTTACCGCACTCTGCCTCTGCTGGAGGCGGCAGGCCTTATCCAGCATTCCCTGCGTTCCTCTTCCCGTGACGTGTTTGAACACATCTACGGCCACCCCCGCCATGTTCACTGGATTTGTTCCCGTTGCGGCTGGGTGCAGGAAACGCCGCTGGACGACTTGAAAAGATCACTGCTGAAAGAAGCCTCCAGCCTGAAATTCCGTCTGGACGAAGTGAACATCCAAGTGAATGGCCTCTGTTGGAAATGCTGTGGGAATGAGAATCAATAA